In Burkholderia sp. WP9, a genomic segment contains:
- a CDS encoding group III truncated hemoglobin: MNPSFPAAPVVERAAEPTEANIRELVYAFYDRVRADALLGPVFDAPLAGRWDDHLPKMCTFWGSLVLGAKQYRGNVQQAHQPLEGIEPQHFSRWLYLFLDTVQSRYQPAAAVRFMEPALRIAQSLQLSRFGWDYKIPEEQQALLERVAPKRRPHDVDEAAHAARPPGEPFPTRIVGRSRDE, encoded by the coding sequence ATGAACCCGTCTTTTCCCGCCGCGCCGGTCGTCGAACGCGCCGCCGAGCCCACCGAGGCGAATATCCGCGAACTGGTCTACGCCTTTTACGATCGCGTGCGCGCCGATGCGCTGCTGGGTCCGGTCTTCGACGCGCCGCTCGCGGGCCGCTGGGACGATCACCTGCCCAAGATGTGCACCTTCTGGGGCAGCCTCGTGCTGGGCGCGAAGCAATATCGCGGCAACGTGCAGCAGGCGCATCAGCCGCTCGAGGGCATCGAGCCGCAGCACTTCAGCCGCTGGCTGTATCTGTTTCTGGACACGGTGCAGTCGCGTTATCAGCCCGCCGCCGCGGTCCGCTTCATGGAACCGGCGCTGCGCATCGCGCAGAGTCTGCAGTTGAGCCGTTTCGGCTGGGATTACAAGATCCCGGAGGAACAACAAGCGCTGCTGGAACGCGTTGCGCCCAAACGTCGTCCGCACGATGTTGACGAGGCAGCTCACGCGGCGCGCCCGCCAGGTGAGCCGTTTCCGACGCGCATTGTCGGCCGGTCGCGGGACGAATGA
- a CDS encoding molybdenum cofactor biosynthesis protein MoaE — MPVRVQTEDFDLTAEVAGLRARNPKIGAVACFVGTVRDLNDGSAIETMELEHYPGMTEKSLEAIIVSARERWPGIEVLIVHRVGKLYPLDQIVLVATTAAHRGDAFASCEFVMDYLKTQAPFWKKEKTEAGERWVDARVTDDAALARWGIESDNRAED; from the coding sequence ATGCCCGTTCGCGTCCAGACGGAAGACTTCGACCTCACCGCCGAGGTCGCCGGATTACGCGCGCGCAATCCGAAAATCGGCGCGGTCGCCTGCTTCGTCGGCACCGTGCGCGATCTGAACGACGGCAGCGCGATCGAGACGATGGAGCTCGAACACTATCCCGGCATGACGGAAAAATCGCTGGAGGCGATCATCGTCAGCGCGCGTGAGCGCTGGCCGGGCATCGAGGTGCTGATCGTGCATCGGGTCGGCAAGCTGTATCCGCTCGACCAGATCGTGCTGGTGGCGACGACGGCCGCGCATCGCGGGGATGCCTTCGCATCCTGCGAATTCGTGATGGATTATCTGAAGACCCAGGCGCCGTTCTGGAAGAAAGAAAAGACCGAGGCTGGCGAGCGCTGGGTCGATGCACGTGTCACCGACGACGCGGCGCTCGCCCGCTGGGGTATCGAATCGGATAATCGGGCCGAGGACTAG
- the moaD gene encoding molybdopterin converting factor subunit 1: MKIQLRYFASVREALDLADETVDLPDGIATVGDVRAWLRARGGIWSDTLAEGRALRMACNHVMTGAGTRVTEGCEVAFFPPVTGG, encoded by the coding sequence ATGAAGATTCAACTTCGATATTTTGCGAGCGTGCGTGAAGCGCTCGATCTGGCCGACGAAACCGTCGATCTGCCCGACGGCATTGCAACCGTCGGCGACGTGCGCGCCTGGCTGCGCGCGCGCGGCGGCATCTGGTCCGACACCCTGGCCGAGGGCCGCGCGCTGCGCATGGCTTGCAACCATGTCATGACCGGCGCGGGCACTCGCGTTACCGAGGGCTGCGAAGTCGCGTTTTTTCCGCCCGTTACCGGCGGCTGA
- the glp gene encoding gephyrin-like molybdotransferase Glp, with amino-acid sequence MLATAEALATLLSAASPIAGTESIPTLDALNRILAADVTSPLDVPPMNTSSMDGYAIRSADLAGQATGRLPVSQRIPAGHAPEPLTPGTAARIFTGATVPPGADAIVMQEQTEASGAEVTILHSPQPGEWITVQGADIRSGSVILPAGTRLTPQALGLAASVGCAELVVRRRVKVAVFFTGDELTMPGEPLKPGAIYNSNRFTLRGLLEKLGCEVTDYGIVADKLDATRATLREAAEAHDLILTCGGVSVGEEDHVKPAVEAEGRLAMWQIAMKPGKPLAFGAVRRAARRDETAAAADAAETFFIGLPGNPVSSFATFLLFVRPFILSLAGVQTVTPRALSLRADFTQSKADRRNEFLRARINPAGGLDLFPNQSSAVLTSTVWGDGLIDNPPNHAISAGETVRFLPFSELLN; translated from the coding sequence ATGCTTGCCACCGCCGAAGCCTTGGCGACCCTGCTCAGCGCAGCGAGCCCGATTGCCGGCACTGAGTCGATCCCCACGCTGGATGCGCTGAACCGTATTCTCGCGGCCGACGTCACCTCGCCGCTCGACGTCCCGCCGATGAACACCAGTTCAATGGACGGCTACGCGATCCGCAGCGCGGACCTGGCCGGTCAAGCCACCGGCCGCTTGCCGGTTTCACAACGCATTCCGGCCGGCCACGCGCCAGAGCCCCTGACACCCGGCACGGCCGCGCGTATCTTTACCGGCGCCACCGTGCCGCCCGGTGCCGACGCGATCGTGATGCAGGAGCAAACCGAAGCCAGCGGCGCTGAAGTCACGATCCTGCACAGCCCGCAGCCCGGTGAATGGATTACGGTGCAGGGCGCGGATATCCGCAGTGGCTCGGTCATCCTTCCGGCGGGCACGCGGCTCACGCCTCAGGCGTTGGGGCTTGCGGCCTCGGTCGGGTGCGCGGAACTCGTCGTGCGGCGGCGCGTCAAGGTAGCCGTCTTCTTCACCGGCGACGAGCTGACCATGCCGGGCGAACCGCTGAAGCCCGGCGCGATCTACAACTCGAACCGGTTCACGCTGCGCGGGCTGCTGGAAAAACTCGGCTGCGAAGTCACCGACTACGGCATCGTCGCCGATAAGCTCGACGCGACCCGCGCGACCTTGCGTGAAGCCGCCGAAGCACACGACCTGATCCTCACCTGCGGCGGCGTGTCGGTGGGCGAAGAGGATCATGTGAAGCCGGCTGTGGAAGCAGAAGGCCGTCTTGCAATGTGGCAAATCGCCATGAAGCCGGGCAAGCCGCTTGCCTTCGGCGCAGTGCGCCGTGCCGCGCGGCGTGACGAAACCGCGGCGGCGGCGGATGCGGCTGAAACCTTTTTCATCGGCCTGCCGGGCAATCCGGTGTCCAGTTTCGCGACCTTCCTGCTGTTCGTGCGCCCGTTCATCCTGAGTCTGGCCGGCGTGCAGACGGTTACGCCGCGCGCACTGTCGCTGCGCGCGGATTTCACGCAGAGCAAGGCCGACCGCCGCAACGAATTCCTGCGCGCGCGTATCAACCCGGCTGGCGGGCTCGATCTGTTCCCGAATCAGAGTTCGGCCGTGCTGACCTCGACCGTTTGGGGCGATGGCCTGATCGACAATCCGCCGAACCACGCGATCAGCGCCGGCGAGACGGTGCGCTTCCTTCCTTTTTCCGAACTGCTGAACTGA